From one Variovorax sp. PBL-H6 genomic stretch:
- the murG gene encoding undecaprenyldiphospho-muramoylpentapeptide beta-N-acetylglucosaminyltransferase, whose amino-acid sequence MSRTALVMAGGTGGHIFPGLAVAEALRERGWRVHWLGAPGSMEEKLVPPRGFAFEPVQFGGVRGKGPITLALLPMRLLRAFWQSLAVVRRVRPDVVLGLGGYITFPGGMMSVLLNKPLVLHEQNSVAGLANKILAGVADRVFTAFPNVMKKAQWIGNPLRAAFLSQPDPAARFASRNGPLKLLVVGGSLGAKALNAVVPKALACIAPEQRPTVTHQSGAKQIDELRANYAAAGVEGELTPFIEDTARAYADADLIVARAGASTVTEIAAVGAAALFVPFPSAVDDHQTTNARFLVDAGGGWLVQQTELTPELLADLLQKTGRPALMERAVKAKTMQKTEAVEVMVRACEELAK is encoded by the coding sequence ATGAGCAGAACGGCATTGGTCATGGCGGGCGGCACAGGCGGCCACATCTTCCCCGGCCTGGCCGTGGCCGAAGCCCTGCGCGAGCGCGGCTGGCGCGTGCACTGGCTGGGCGCGCCCGGCAGCATGGAAGAGAAGCTGGTGCCGCCGCGCGGCTTCGCCTTCGAGCCCGTGCAGTTCGGCGGCGTGCGCGGCAAGGGCCCCATCACCCTGGCCCTCCTGCCCATGCGCCTGCTTCGCGCCTTCTGGCAAAGCCTCGCCGTCGTGCGCCGCGTGCGGCCCGACGTGGTGCTGGGCCTGGGCGGCTACATCACCTTTCCTGGCGGCATGATGAGCGTGCTGCTCAACAAGCCGCTCGTGCTGCACGAACAAAACTCGGTGGCCGGGCTCGCCAACAAGATCCTGGCCGGCGTGGCCGACCGCGTCTTCACCGCCTTCCCGAACGTGATGAAGAAGGCGCAATGGATCGGCAACCCGTTGCGCGCAGCCTTCCTCTCGCAGCCCGACCCGGCGGCGCGCTTCGCAAGCCGCAACGGCCCGCTCAAGCTGCTGGTGGTGGGCGGCAGCCTCGGCGCGAAGGCGCTCAATGCCGTGGTGCCCAAGGCCCTGGCCTGCATCGCCCCCGAGCAGCGGCCGACCGTCACGCACCAGAGCGGCGCGAAGCAGATCGACGAGCTGCGCGCCAACTACGCCGCTGCCGGCGTCGAGGGCGAGCTCACCCCCTTCATCGAAGACACCGCACGCGCCTATGCCGATGCCGACCTGATCGTCGCGCGCGCCGGCGCCAGCACCGTCACCGAGATCGCGGCCGTCGGCGCGGCTGCCCTGTTCGTGCCTTTCCCTTCCGCCGTGGACGACCACCAGACCACCAACGCCCGCTTCCTGGTCGACGCGGGCGGGGGCTGGCTTGTCCAACAAACCGAATTGACACCCGAATTGCTGGCCGACTTGCTACAGAAGACCGGGCGCCCCGCGCTCATGGAACGCGCCGTGAAGGCCAAGACGATGCAGAAGACCGAGGCCGTCGAAGTGATGGTGCGCGCCTGCGAGGAACTGGCCAAATGA
- a CDS encoding D-alanine--D-alanine ligase, with protein sequence MNPQDFGKVAVLFGGTSAEREISIMSGTGVLEALRSRGVDAHAFDPADRELVELKHEAFARCFVVLHGRHGEDGTVQGALELLGIPYTGSGVMASAVAMDKVMTKRIWQADGLPTPRYARLAFDQQSRKQIMAVPDVLGLPLIVKPPREGSSIGVTKVQGYSQMQDAVALAVRYDSDVLCEEFIEGEEVTCAVLGSGLDAQALPVVRIAAPEGAYDYQNKYFTDDVKYHCPSGLPETEEQEIRRISLAAYHQLGCRGWGRADLMIRASDRKPFLLEMNTSPGMTSHSLVPMSARAAGISYEDLCLRVLASATLDSKAEI encoded by the coding sequence GTGAACCCGCAAGACTTCGGCAAGGTTGCGGTGCTGTTCGGCGGCACCTCGGCAGAGCGCGAGATTTCCATCATGTCGGGCACCGGCGTGCTCGAGGCACTTCGCTCGCGCGGCGTCGATGCGCACGCCTTCGACCCGGCCGACCGCGAGCTGGTCGAACTCAAGCACGAGGCTTTCGCGCGCTGCTTCGTGGTGCTGCACGGCCGCCATGGCGAGGACGGCACGGTGCAGGGGGCGCTGGAGCTGCTGGGCATCCCTTACACCGGCTCCGGCGTCATGGCCTCTGCCGTGGCCATGGACAAGGTCATGACCAAGCGCATCTGGCAGGCCGATGGGCTGCCCACCCCGCGCTACGCGCGCCTGGCCTTCGACCAGCAGAGCCGCAAGCAGATCATGGCGGTCCCCGACGTGCTGGGCCTGCCGCTGATCGTGAAGCCGCCGCGCGAGGGCTCCTCCATCGGCGTGACCAAGGTCCAGGGCTACTCGCAGATGCAGGACGCCGTCGCCCTCGCCGTGCGCTACGACTCCGACGTGCTGTGCGAGGAGTTCATCGAAGGCGAGGAAGTCACCTGCGCCGTGCTGGGCAGCGGCCTCGACGCGCAGGCGCTGCCCGTGGTGCGCATCGCCGCGCCCGAGGGCGCCTACGACTACCAGAACAAGTACTTCACCGACGACGTGAAATACCACTGCCCGAGCGGCCTGCCAGAGACCGAGGAGCAGGAGATCCGTCGGATCTCGCTGGCGGCCTACCACCAGCTCGGCTGCCGCGGCTGGGGCCGCGCCGACCTGATGATCCGCGCCAGCGACCGCAAGCCCTTCCTGCTGGAAATGAACACCTCGCCGGGCATGACCAGCCATTCGCTGGTGCCGATGTCGGCGCGCGCGGCGGGCATTTCCTACGAGGACTTGTGCCTGCGCGTGCTGGCTTCCGCCACGCTCGATTCGAAGGCGGAGATCTGA
- the murC gene encoding UDP-N-acetylmuramate--L-alanine ligase produces MKHAIRHIHFVGIGGSGMSGIAEVLFNLGYKITGSDLADSATLKRLGGLGIGTFVGHDAAHIAGADAVVTSTAVHAGNPEVVAAREKRIPVVPRALMLAELMRLKQGIAIAGTHGKTTTTSLVASVLAAAGLDPTFVIGGRLNSAGANAQLGSGDYIVVEADESDASFLNLLPVMAVVTNIDADHMETYGHDFAKLKKAFVDFLHRMPFYGVAILCTDDPAVRTILTEVSCPITSYGFGDDAQVRAIDVRAVGQQMHFTAQRRNGVTLPDLDIVLNLPGEHNVRNALAVIAVAVELGVPDEAVQRGLADFKGVGRRFQRYGDVALGGSAQSLGSFTLIDDYGHHPVEMAATIAAARGAFPGRRLMLAFQPHRYTRTRDCFEDFVKVIGAADAVLLGEVYAAGEPPIVAADGRSLARALRVAGKVEPVFVDDITAMPQAILDNARDGDVVICMGAGSIGAVPARVVEQGGAASSSITSERTSGQDMREGRSL; encoded by the coding sequence ATGAAGCATGCAATCCGACATATCCACTTCGTCGGCATCGGCGGCTCCGGCATGAGCGGCATCGCCGAGGTCCTGTTCAACCTGGGCTACAAGATCACGGGTTCGGACCTGGCCGACAGCGCCACGCTCAAGCGCCTCGGCGGCCTGGGCATCGGCACCTTCGTGGGCCACGATGCGGCCCACATCGCGGGCGCCGATGCGGTCGTGACCTCCACCGCCGTGCATGCAGGCAATCCCGAGGTGGTGGCTGCACGCGAGAAGCGCATTCCCGTGGTGCCGCGCGCGCTGATGCTGGCCGAGCTGATGCGCCTCAAGCAGGGCATTGCCATCGCCGGCACGCACGGCAAGACCACCACGACCAGCCTGGTGGCCAGCGTGCTCGCCGCCGCCGGACTGGACCCGACCTTCGTCATCGGCGGCCGGCTCAACAGCGCGGGCGCCAATGCGCAGCTGGGCAGCGGCGACTACATCGTGGTGGAGGCCGACGAGTCGGACGCTTCCTTCCTCAACCTGCTGCCGGTCATGGCCGTGGTGACGAACATCGATGCCGACCACATGGAGACCTACGGACACGACTTCGCGAAGCTCAAGAAGGCCTTCGTCGACTTCCTGCACCGCATGCCCTTCTACGGCGTGGCGATCCTGTGCACCGACGACCCGGCAGTGCGCACGATCTTGACGGAGGTCTCCTGCCCGATCACCAGCTACGGCTTCGGCGACGACGCCCAGGTGCGCGCCATCGACGTGCGCGCAGTGGGCCAGCAGATGCACTTCACCGCGCAGCGGCGCAACGGCGTCACGCTGCCCGACCTGGACATCGTGCTCAACCTGCCCGGCGAGCACAACGTGCGCAACGCGCTGGCGGTGATCGCGGTCGCGGTCGAGCTCGGCGTGCCTGACGAGGCGGTGCAGCGCGGCCTGGCCGATTTCAAGGGCGTGGGCCGGCGTTTCCAGCGCTATGGGGATGTCGCACTGGGCGGCAGCGCGCAGAGCCTGGGCAGCTTCACGCTGATCGACGACTACGGCCACCACCCGGTCGAGATGGCGGCCACCATTGCCGCCGCGCGCGGTGCCTTCCCGGGGCGCCGCCTGATGCTGGCCTTCCAGCCGCACCGCTACACCCGCACGCGCGACTGCTTCGAGGATTTCGTCAAGGTCATCGGCGCTGCCGACGCGGTGCTGCTGGGCGAGGTCTATGCCGCCGGCGAGCCGCCCATCGTGGCCGCCGACGGCCGCTCGCTGGCGCGCGCCTTGCGCGTGGCGGGCAAGGTCGAGCCGGTGTTCGTCGACGACATCACCGCCATGCCGCAGGCCATCCTGGACAACGCACGCGACGGCGACGTCGTCATCTGCATGGGCGCGGGCTCCATCGGCGCCGTGCCCGCCAGGGTGGTCGAGCAGGGCGGCGCGGCGTCGTCCTCCATCACATCCGAGCGCACGTCCGGGCAGGACATGCGCGAAGGGAGGTCCCTGTGA